The Thermoanaerobaculia bacterium DNA window CTGCAGGCCGGCGGCTGCCGCGGCCGCGGCGAATGCCAGCATGCCGAGCTGGGCGCCGAACGGTCCCGCGAGGAGATAGAGCGGCGAGAGTGCGAGCGGCAGGAGGGCGCTGTGCCGGGAATAGAACTCGGCGTTCGTCCCGGTCGGATCGCCGGGCTGAGGTTCGACCGGCACGGTCGTGAAGCTCCGCCAGGCCTGATCGCGGTACTCATCGGCGAGATCGACGTCCCCGTCTTCGGCGAGGCTGTGGGTGAGCAGAAGGTAGTAGGGCTCGTCGCCGTCGGGGGCGCGCGCCGTCGTCGTCCAGGGCCAGGCGAAGAGGTAGAGCGCCAGCGGCAGGGCGAAGAAGGGCCAGAGAGACGGCCCGGCTACCGAGCGCCGGAGGCGCACCGCGAGACGGAGGGTGCGGACGCCGGCCAGGACGAGTCCACTGGCGGCGACGAGCTCCGACGAGCCCGGAACTCCCAGCGTGAAGTGCTGCAGCGCGAGCACGATCCAGCCCCCCCAGAGTCCGAGCTCCAAGGCGGAGGTTCGATCTCCCGCGGCGCGGCTGACCGACGCGAAGAGCGCGGCGACGACCGGCAGGACGACCACCATGCCGCGTACGCCGCCGAGCGGCAGTGCCGGCAGGAGGGCGGCGAGTGCGAAGCTCGCCGCCGAGGCTGCGAGAACCTGCCAGGCGGTGCGCTGCACCGGGTTCGGGTTGGGGCTCGCTCCGGCGGGGCTCATCGCTCGGTGGCCAGGAAGAAGATGGCGAGGCTGGTTTCGGCCGGCAGACCGGGGTGGCGTTCGAGCACCAGCTGCCGCGCGCCGAGCGCCTGCGGTAGCTCGAAACGGGCACGAGTCGTCTGACCGAGAAAGCGGCCGGCGCCGGGGATCCAGGAGATCCAGGGCTGCGGCGCCGGGCAGGCGAGCTGCGCCGCGACGTCGGATCGGCCGGCCGCCCATTCGGCGCTGTCCCGGCCGGCGACCAGGGCGCCGTTCCAGGGAGCCCGGGCCCCTTCCCGCCTGCCGCTCTCGTCCGGTTCTTCGGCGAGCGTGAGCGCGGCGATCTCCTGTCCGCAGGCGAGCGCGACGCCGTGGGTGAGATAGGAATCGACCACCAGCGATCCCACCGCGACGCCGGAGAGCTCGAGTGCCATGCGCGGCGAGGCCTGGGTCAGCACGACAGCGCGCTCCGAGAGGAGCCGCTCGGCCACCGGCCGGTCGAGCGACGCCACCGCGCCGAGCAACGTCGCAACGGGGGCGGCGCGCAGCCAGGGAAAGCTGCCGGCGAGGAGCGACGCCGCGGCGAACAGAACGAGGCCGCGGTGTGCGAGCCGCGCTCCGGCCTCGGATCCGAGGCCGGACGCAAGCCCCGCCGTGACGAAGACGAGCCCGACCCACCAGGGCTCCGCGGCGAGCTGCGGAGCGAGGAGAACGGCGAGCGCGACGGCGGTCGCCCTGCGGGGCGCGCCCGGTCCCTGACCCGTCGCGAGAAGCGCGGCGAGCGCCGCAGCGACTCCCGGCAGGAAGACGAGCAGGGCGAAGGTGGAAAGCGCCCGGCCCTCCACGCTTTCCACGTAGAGGCGGTGCCCGTGCAGCACGAGCGCCATCGCCAGCGCGAGCGCTGCGCAGGTGCGGAGTCGGGGGACCGGTCGGGCGGCGAGCTCGAGGCTGCCGAGGATGAGGACCGAGAGCGCGAGGAGCGCCGCCACGGCCGCCGGCCGCAAGCCACCCGAGGGCGGCACCGTGGCGACGAGCAGCGTCGCCGCGAGACCGAGTCCCACATGCACCGGCCGGCGCGCGGTGCCGAGGAGCGAAAGCGGTGCGAAGACGGCGGCGGCCCAGAACGCCAGAAAGAGGGTCTCCGCCGTGGCCGAAGAGCGCCCGGAGAGGGCCGGACCGAGCGTTGCGGCAAGGAGCATCGCCGCCGGCAGTGCCGTTCGAAGCGTGAGGTCGGCAAGCGTCGCAGGCCTCGGGCGCCGGGATCGCAGAGGCAGTCGCGCGCTCGAAGGGGGCGGCAAGGGCGGGCTCATGGTCGGATCAAGAGTCGCTGTCGGCGCGGTAGCGGCACATGGGAGCGGAGATTCGCTTGCGATCCTAGCCTTTCGGGGTCGATCCGGCTGCGATCGATGCGGCTCACCGGAGTCTACGAGCGGGAAGGCGGGGCCGTTGATAAGCTTCGCGCACCATGTTGTCCCGCGAGCTCCTGCGTAGCGATCCCGAGAGAATTCGTCGAGCCTTCATCGACCGCGGCCAGGGTCCGGCGACCCTGGACGAATGGCTGCAGATCGACGCCGAGCGCCGCGGGGCGGTCACCGAGATCGACGAGCTCAAGCGGCGGCGCAACGAAGCGAGCCGCGAGGTTGGAGCGCGCAAGAGCAAGGGCGAGCCTGCCGACGACCTGATGGCCGAAGTCGGCGGCATCAAGGCCCGGCTCGAGAGCCTCGAAGCCGCGCTCGCAGGCCTCGACGAGCAGCTCGCCGCACTCGAGCTCCGTTTTCCGAATCTGCCCGATGCCTCCGTGCCGGTCGGCAGCGACGAGACCGCGAACCGGGTCGAGCGCGTCGTCGGCACGCCGCGGGAGTTCGACTTCGAGCCCAAGCCGCACTGGGACCTCGGAACCGACCTCGGTATTCTCGATTTCGAGCGCGGCGCCAAGGTCACTGGCGCGCGTTTCACGGTCTACTACGGCGCGGCGGCGCGCCTCGAGCGCGCCCTGATCTCCTTCATGCTCGACCTGCACACCGGCAGGCACGGCTACCGCGAGGTCCTGCCGCCGTTCATCGTCAACCGCGACAGTCTCGTCGGCACCGGCAATCTGCCCAAGTTCGAGCAGGACCTGTTCCATCTCGAAGGCACCAACTACTACCTCGTGCCGACGGCCGAAGTGCCGCTCACCAATCTGCACCGCGAAGAGGTGCTCGACGAGAGCCTGCTGCCGTTGCGCTACACCGCCTACACGCCCTGCTTCCGCAGCGAAGCCGGCTCCTACGGCAAGGACGTGCGCGGCCTCATCCGCCAGCACCAGTTCAACAAGGTCGAGCTCGTCCAGCTCGCCACGCCGGAGACCAGTTTCGCCCAGCTCGAGGAGATGGCCGGCCACGCCGAGCGCGTGCTGCAACTGCTCGAGCTGCCGTACCGCGTGATCTGCCTGTCGACCGGCGACATGGGCTTCGCGTCCACCAAGACCTACGACCTCGAGGTCTGGCTGCCGTCGCAGAAGACCTACCGCGAGATCTCCTCGTGCTCGAACTGCGGCGATTTTCAGGCACGGCGCGCCAACCTGCGCTGCCGCACCGAGGGCGGAAAACCCCGTCACCTCCACACCCTGAACGGCTCCGCCCTCGCCGTCGGCCGCACTCTGGTCGCCATCCTCGAAAACTACCAGCAGGCCGACGGCTCGATCGCCATCCCCGAGAAACTCCGCCCCTACCTCCCCGGCCTCCCGCGCATCGTCAGGGAAGGCTGACGCAGGCCCCCACTGATTGCGTAGACTCAGCTGTAACAGGACCGTCCGGACGGGTCCGAGCGCAAGGCGGGCGCCCGAGGAGAGCGCGAGACGTACTTGGGTACGTTGAGCGATCGCCGAGGAAGTCCAACGCCGCGATCGGGCCCGGACTGACGGTCGTCTCGAAAAGGAGGGGTGGCGGAGTGGTCGATCGCGGCGGTCTTGAAAACCGCTGGGTCCTCACGGATCCCGGGGGTTCGAATCCCTCCCCCTCCGCCATGCTCCTCGCGTCGCGGCCTACTGCTGCGCCAGGACCCCGGTAGGCGCGCCGTT harbors:
- the serS gene encoding serine--tRNA ligase, which translates into the protein MLSRELLRSDPERIRRAFIDRGQGPATLDEWLQIDAERRGAVTEIDELKRRRNEASREVGARKSKGEPADDLMAEVGGIKARLESLEAALAGLDEQLAALELRFPNLPDASVPVGSDETANRVERVVGTPREFDFEPKPHWDLGTDLGILDFERGAKVTGARFTVYYGAAARLERALISFMLDLHTGRHGYREVLPPFIVNRDSLVGTGNLPKFEQDLFHLEGTNYYLVPTAEVPLTNLHREEVLDESLLPLRYTAYTPCFRSEAGSYGKDVRGLIRQHQFNKVELVQLATPETSFAQLEEMAGHAERVLQLLELPYRVICLSTGDMGFASTKTYDLEVWLPSQKTYREISSCSNCGDFQARRANLRCRTEGGKPRHLHTLNGSALAVGRTLVAILENYQQADGSIAIPEKLRPYLPGLPRIVREG